The genomic region GTTATGAGCCGTTTTAATTTTCCAGGAAAAAAAGCCCTCACTTTTACATTTATCGTCATGCTTTTTTTAATAGGCGCCGTAACGCTTTATCCTATTTTTTTGCTTTGCAATAAGATGAGACTTTTAAATTCAATTTGGGGAATGGTGATTGCGGAAGTCGCCACGCTCCAGCCGTTTTATTCTATTCTCATTATGGGCTACTGCGACGGAATACCGAGGCAGATCGACGAAAGCGCAAGAATAGACGGTGCAAGCACCTTTCATATATATACACGAATAATACTTCCGATAATAAAACCCATATTGGCGACGGCCGCAATTCTTTCATTCAGGGATTCATGGAATAATTACATGATGCCTCTTGCCTTTACCATCGCACAGCCGAAGTTGCGCACTCTTACCGTGGGCGTTGTCTTATTGAAAGATCAGGGAGACGGCGTAGCAGCTTGGAATACAATGTTGGCCGGCACAATAATGAGCATACTGCCTATTTTAATCGTTTACTTGTTTTTTAACAGATACTTTATAGAAGGTATAACACAGGGCGCAATCAAGGAGTGATTGTATGAAAAAGCTTGTATCGCTGAATATCGAAGATCTGAGCATTGATCAAAAAATCGGTTTAATGCTTTTTATGAGAAACCCGATAGACGCTGAAGATTTGGATTTTACTTTGGATATGATACGCAATCATAGCCTCGGCGGAATACATCTTTCCTTTAGATATGTTCACGAAAATTATTATTGCCCGGGAGAGAAATACCTTCTTGAAAAAGTTTTAGAAAATGCGGATTACCCGATTTTGATCGGCGACGACATGGAATACGGATTCAATTACGGAAATATTGAACTTCCGTATCAGATGGCGGTCGCTTCAACCGATAGCTTAAAAATTGCGTATGAATACGGACGCATAACTGGGGTGGAAGCAAAAAAAGGATTTTATAATACCGTTTTCGGCCCCATAATGGATATTGCCGCCTTACCGCTAAGCAGCTGCGTAGGAAGCAGGGCGTATGCTGACACTAAAGAAAAAGTTTCAAAGTTCGCTGCCGCAACAATAAAAGGTTATCAAGATCAGGGAATGGTGGTTACGGGCAAGCACTATCCGGGATTCGGATATTCCCCAGTAGATTCTCACATAGGAATGGTTTACTTGGATGCCGATGAAAAAACTTTGATAGACCGCGAGCTTTTTCCTTATCTTGAAGCGATAAAAAGCGCGGATTTATCCGGAATAATGGTCGGTCATATAATGGTTCCCAAGATCGATCCAAAATACCCTGCAACTCTTTCTAAAAAAATAGTCGACGTAATACGCAATCAGGGATACGACGGTCTTATGATAACGGACAGCTTCGCCATGATCGGGCTGACTAATACATTCGGGCTTGAAACATGTCATCAGCTTGCGATGGCTGCCGGAATAGATATGGTTCTTACAAGTTATAGAATCGGCTGCAAAGAAGCGTACACATATATGCTGGACGCATATAAAAAAGGAATTGTAAGCGAAGAACAGATCAATGAAGCCGCAAGGCGAGTCATAGCGGCGCAAAATCGCACATTAAAAAAACCGGAGGCGCCCGAAATATCGGAAGAAGATAGAGCAGCCGTTCTTCAAATGAGCGTTGACGCCGTTACCGACGTAAAAAAGGAAGGCGTTTCTTCAAAACTTTTAGACGGCGAGGATTTGCTTTTCGTATTTCAAAAAGGTAACTTATATGAGGATTTCGACACGGGAGAGTTAAAAAAGGAAAGCTATGATTTTACGACCTTTGAAAAAGAAATAAAGAAAAACTATCCCAAAGCGTCTATCGTTTATCTTCCTGAATTTCCTGCTAGAAATCAGCAGGAAAGATTTATGGCAACTACGATGAACTATTCTAGAATAGTTATGGTTCTCGCCACCAAAAACGAATCGTATAGGGGAACAAGCGATATCCCCAGAAGAATGCTTTCGATGATGGAAGGCCTTGAAGCCAAACTGGTGTGCGTTATTCTTTCAGGCTGTCCTTATGCGTCTCGTGAATTTATGTATGTTCCCAGAATAATTTATGCTTATGACGGCCAATTATGCCAAAAAACTGCGGTCGACGTGCTCTCGGGCAAAAAGAAGGCGAGAGGAATCCTTCCTATCAACCTCGTCGAGAGAAAGATAATGAGTGAAGAATGATGTGTCATAATAATTTACGATAAATTACCGGGTTTAATAAAAGGGGTAAGACATGTCTGCTATGACCGATTATCACAGTTTTTCACGTATAAATCGATATTTGAATGGGAAGCCCGTATTGGACGCATCCATGGTTCCGTACGAAGCGCAATTGGTTTTTAATGCGGGCGTTGTAAAATTCAACGGAGAATACGTAATGCTCTTTCGGGACGATTACGGATATATAGATGCAAGGATACGTCTGTTTTCATGTGCGTTTTTACGTTCGTTTTACCAGTTTGAAAAGCTCCGCTCTCGTAATAGCCGTGTATACAGGTCTTCCGTGCGGGCAGTGAGGATCTTTGAGTTCCAGAGCGGAAATTGCCAGAGCCTTTGCGCTGGAGTCGTCAAGAACATATCCGTCTTTTACAGCCGCCTTGCACGCCGTCATTGCAGCCAATTTGGAAATGAGTTCGCTTGCGTCGATTCTTTTTTCCAAAAGCATACGAGCGAGTTCTTCTTCCGTACCTCGCCAGCGTTCCGGAACCGAAGAAATTTCCCAGCGTCCGTCGCCGCAGTTTTTTGAGGAAAATCCCGCGGCGTTCAATTTTTCCCTTATGCGCTCCATATATGCGTCTTCCTGAACCGATTGGGTTTTTACCACGTACGGAACGAGGAGCGCTTGAGATCTTCCCTGTGAAGCTATGATTTTGTCGTATAATATGCGTTCGTGAGCGGCGTGCTGGTCGATTATGTAAAGAATATCGTTTTTTTCAGCAAGTAAAAACACTCCGAGCGCCGTGCCCAGGTACCTAAGGCCGTCCGAAGAACTGCTGTTTGGAGAACCGTCGCCAGCGGTGCCCCCGTCTGCAGCCGCTATGGCCGCAAGAGCTAGCTGTTTCGGGCTCTGACTTGAAATTTTATATTTCGATTCGCCGAAGTCCGTGTTTTTCGTGTCCGAGAGCGCGGCGTATGTTTTTAGATCGTCCGGTTGTACAGGTATTTTATCGACGCTGTAGAAATCCGGGGTCTTTTCAAAAGGATGTTCTTTTGTAGCTCTCGAGCTTCTATAGGAAGGAGAAAAAAAGCGGGATCTTATATCTTTTGCGGCCTCAAATTTTTCCGAAAATTCTTCGGAAAGTTCTTTTTGTATCGGCTCGGAACTTAATGTTACGGCTTTAAGCGTATATTGGCGGAAAAAATTTTTTACACAGGAGCTTACGGCGTGGTGAAGTTCCGATATGTCGTGAAATCTCGCTTCTTTTTTTGCAGGGTGAATGTTAAAATCCACAGATTCCGGGGCTATCTGCACGAAAAGCGAAGCGGCGGGATGTGTCCCGTTTGGAAAATATCCTTGGCAGCCGTATTCAATTGCTTGAACAAGGGAAAATTCCGATATTTTTCTTCCGTTTACATAGATAAAGATAAATTTTTTATCCGGGCGCGAAACCGCCGGTTCTCCTATGATCAGTTTAAAAATAAAGTCGCTTCCGCTTCCTTGAATTTCATAAAAAAGTTTTTCGTTTTCACGGATAGAATTTGCCTGAATAAAACGTTCGGTAAGACTTTGCCCCGACGGCAGATCAAGTTTTGTCTGTCCGTCTATGGTAAGCCTGAATGCAATTTCCGGTTTGGGCAGCGATTTTTCAATAAAGGTGTTTTTACACATAGTAGTTTCCGAAGCAGGGCGCTTTAAAAACACCCTTCGCGCCGGAAAATTTTCAAAAAGCGCTTCCGACTGGACTATTGTGCCTGAAACGGGCTGAATATCTTCTATTATGTGATCTTCCGTAACCGAAGCTCTCAACCTGCTTTTGCCCGACATAATGCTTAAACGGCTTACGGCTGCGATCGAAGCTAAAGCTTCGCCTCTGAATCCGAGCGTTGAAAGATGCAATAAATCCGTCTCCGTTTGAATTTTGCTTGTGGCGTGCGGTCTGGCGCAGTGTAAAAGGTCTTCTCTTGTTATTCCGGATCCGTTGTCTATCACTCGGATCTTGTCTATACCTCCGCCTGAGAGTTCTACGGTTATGGAATTTGCCCCGGAGTCTACGGCGTTATCCATAAGCTCTCTCACTATCGCGTTAGGGCGGTCTATAACTTCTCCCGCAGCGATCTTTCTGGCAACTTCCGCATTTAATACCCTTATGGGGCGGCGTTTTGCCGTTTGCAAAGATTTGTCTTTTGTTTCGCTCATCGGCGCGTCCCTGTTTCAGGCGCACCGGAAGTTCCCGCCGTATTGTCGGTATCCGAAAAAAGATCCAGTTCAGGTTTGACTTGGGGGGAAGGTTCGTTCATAAGGATTTGTATCTTTCCTTCGATCTTTTCAAGCTCTTTTTCCATACCGCGTGCAAGTTTTATTCCCTCTTCAAAATTTTTTAAAGCGTCTTCAAGCGATATATCAGTCTGTTTAATATCCGCAGTCAATTTTTCAAGTTTGCGTAATTTTTCTTCAAAATTATCCATGTTTTACTCCAATATGACGGAAGTTCTTCCGTTTTCTATGGCCGTAACTTCCGCAGTAATATATCCTTGTGCCGGAACTATTTCGATTTCCTGTCCTAAAACCGTATCATTACCGCTGCGTATGATCTTTTGAGTTTGTTTGTTTCGGACCATCGCGTATCCCCGCGCGAATATGGTTTGCGGACTGGCTCCTTCCATAGTGTTCACGCAATTTTCAATAAAGATCTTTACGTCTTTTATTTTTTGCTCCATGTTGGAGATGAGAGCGGCCTTTGCCGCATCAAAGCGCGCGAGAAGCGGTTGCTCGATATTTCGCAATTGAAGTTCCATGCCGTCCAAGCTGTACGAACGCAGGATAAGCCTTATGTGTTCGATTTTGGTTTGGACGGCGGTTTTAAGTTCTTCTTTAAAGCTTCGTATGTCATTTAAAATATCGCTTTTTTGCGGGATAACAAGTTCCGCCGCGGCTGAAGGCGTTGGAGCTCTCATGGACGCGGCGTAATCGCACAGCGCCCAGTCTATTTCATGTCCTACGGCCGACACTATCGGAATTTCGGATGCGGCGACCGCGCGGACGACTTCCTCGTCGCTGAAGGGCAGTAAGTCTTCAAGGGATCCTCCTCCGCGTCCGACTATGAGAGTGTCGCACATTTTATATTCGTTGGCCGCCAGAATCTGCTTTACTATCGATTTGGAAGCTCCTTCTCCCTGTACGAGGGCGGGAAGTATTACTATGGATATGGAATCGTTTCTACGTTTGGCTATTTGAAGAATATCGCGGAGGGCGGCGCCTGTAGGGCTCGTTACGATCCCGATTCTTTGGGGAAAAAGCGGCAGCGGACGTTTTTTTGATGTGTCGAAAAGTCCTTCCGCAGCGAGCTTTTTTTTGCGTTCTTCAAGCATTTGCAGAATGTCGCCCGTACCGGACGGCTCCATGGACGATATTACTATTTGATAATTTCCTCTTGCCGCATAAACCGTCAGTTTTCCCTTGCAGCAGACTTTCATTCCGTCTTTGGGTATAAATGAAAGTTTCATAGCTGCGGATCTAAACATTACCGCGCTTATTTGCGAAGATGAGTCCTTTAATGTAAAATACACGTGACCGGAACTGCTTGGCCTGTAGTTTGAAATTTCACCCTCAAGTTTAATCGTATCCGGAGAGATATTTTCAATTGCGGCTTTTATGATGCTTGTAAGAGTCGTAACGGTAAATATTATGTCTGAATCAAACGGCGGAAAATTCATGATGGTTAATTTTATACATTCAAATAATCTTGTTCAACCGTAATGCCGATATTGGAAGAGATGAAAAATATAGTTGTATTGTTTGCGCCGTCCGTTTCTCTGCATATGTTCGATAAAAAATTCGACGGTCTTTCTGCCTATGAAAAAACCCTCTTTTGGACGAAAAACATTCCCGATCTTGCGGGAGTTTTTATCTTTGCCGACGGTAAAACAAGCGCCGCCTGCGCCGAACTGAATGAAAAAAACGAAATGAGTCAAGTTTCAGTGGTTGAAAAACCTTCGTGGACGGTTTCGTCCCTGTTGCACTCTATGCACGAAGCCTGCCTCAGTTCGAATGCGCGGAATATAGTTTACGCTTGGGCGGATTGTCCTTTTTTAAACACGGCCCTTACCTTGGAAGTGATCAAAACACATTCGGAATATATCGCCGAATACACATTTGCCGACGGCTATCCTTACGGATTCGCGCCTGAACTTATAAACTGCGACACGGCTGCGATCATAGAAAAGCTTTCTTTAAGAAAAGACGTCCCCGGCGCCGCAGGCGATAATCCGGTTTCAAGAGACTGCATTTTTTCTGCAATGAAGGCGGACATAAACGCTTTTGAAATAGAGACGGTTATCTCTCCCGTAGATTGGCGCATGTATAGGCTCGGTTTTCACTGCGCTTCCAAGGAAGGACTTTTGGCGTGTTTGAAGTTAGCCGAAATTTCCTGCGGCAAGGGCGGCAACGAAGGCAACACGGCTGACGGTGATTCCCGTGTTCCCGACGCTGTGTCCGCAGAGGAACTTTCCGGTATGGCGTGCAAATGCGCCGGAATACTGCGCACTGTTCCGGGGTTTTACAACATACAAATCGAAACAGAATCCAGAAGTCGCTGCGTTTACAGCCCTTATGACGATGTTCTTGAAAAAACAAAAAAGAAATTCGACAAGATGCCGCTTGAAAAGTTTAAAACCCTTGTAAACAGGATAGCGGATTTTTCGGAAAATGCGGTTTTGTCACTCTCTCTTTGGGGAGAGCCTCTTTATCATGAACATATTAAGGATATTGTAAGCGAAGTTTTAAAATATCCAGGGTTATCCGTCTTTATTGAAACTACTGGAGACGGCCTTTCCGAAGCGCTTGCATCTCAGATAGCCGAAATTTGTGATCGTTGCGCTCCGCGCACAAACGGCTATGCGCCTGTGATGTGGGTTGTCCTTTTAGACAGCGTCACAAAAGAAAAATATAAGGAAATTCACTTTGTCGACGGATTTGAACTGGCATTGAACAGCATAAATCTTCTTTCAAAATATTTCCCCAAATCAGTGTATCCGCAATTCGTGCGCATGGACATGAACGAGGAGCAGCTTGAAACTTTTTACCGATTTTGGAGCGCTGAAGACAGCCCCTCGCACGGAAACTTCATAATTCAAAAATACAATTCCTATATCGGGCTTTTGCCTGAAAGAAAACCGTGCGATCTTTCGCCCGTGGAACGTTATCCCGATTGGCATCTCCGCCGCGACATGGTGATCTTATCCGACGGTTCCGTTCCGCTGTATAAAGAATGCATGTTTGACGATATAATCGGAAACGTTTTTGAAGAACCTCTGGAAGTTATCTGGCATAAGAGCGACCGCCTTATGGAAGATCAAATAAATAAAAAATACGATAAGATATCCGGAACCTATGATGAATACTATACCTTCAATTTTTAACGAACGGCAGATAAATATGACCGTCCTGGGCGGAACGGAATCCATGTCCGGCGTAAAAATGAATGTTTCCGTTGTGCTGATAAATTCCTTGGGCAGTCATTTTCGCTTGCAGATGCTTGAAGATCTCATGAAATGCGGTTTTGCGTCCGTTATTTCGTTTGAACCGGATCCCGACAGCTATAACATTGAAGAATTTGTTTCGGCTTTTCCCTATGTGCGTTTTATCGTTCCGTTGGATAAGGTGACCGACGGGGATTTAATAAATATAGGAATAGGCGAAAGCGTTGGGGACTACGTGCTTGTCATACGTGATAGCCTTAAAATAACTCCTTCCATTTTAACTTCAAACCTTGCTGAAAACATCATCGCGTCGTCCGGAGCTTGC from Treponema parvum harbors:
- a CDS encoding carbohydrate ABC transporter permease encodes the protein MIESRAKRIVSKILIYFILTIVIIFIGFPLVYAFGGSFKTINEFLVGGTKIFPDVFQWKNYTNAWKHANFARYTLNSISFSLFSVIGTVITTSMTGYVMSRFNFPGKKALTFTFIVMLFLIGAVTLYPIFLLCNKMRLLNSIWGMVIAEVATLQPFYSILIMGYCDGIPRQIDESARIDGASTFHIYTRIILPIIKPILATAAILSFRDSWNNYMMPLAFTIAQPKLRTLTVGVVLLKDQGDGVAAWNTMLAGTIMSILPILIVYLFFNRYFIEGITQGAIKE
- a CDS encoding glycoside hydrolase family 3 protein produces the protein MKKLVSLNIEDLSIDQKIGLMLFMRNPIDAEDLDFTLDMIRNHSLGGIHLSFRYVHENYYCPGEKYLLEKVLENADYPILIGDDMEYGFNYGNIELPYQMAVASTDSLKIAYEYGRITGVEAKKGFYNTVFGPIMDIAALPLSSCVGSRAYADTKEKVSKFAAATIKGYQDQGMVVTGKHYPGFGYSPVDSHIGMVYLDADEKTLIDRELFPYLEAIKSADLSGIMVGHIMVPKIDPKYPATLSKKIVDVIRNQGYDGLMITDSFAMIGLTNTFGLETCHQLAMAAGIDMVLTSYRIGCKEAYTYMLDAYKKGIVSEEQINEAARRVIAAQNRTLKKPEAPEISEEDRAAVLQMSVDAVTDVKKEGVSSKLLDGEDLLFVFQKGNLYEDFDTGELKKESYDFTTFEKEIKKNYPKASIVYLPEFPARNQQERFMATTMNYSRIVMVLATKNESYRGTSDIPRRMLSMMEGLEAKLVCVILSGCPYASREFMYVPRIIYAYDGQLCQKTAVDVLSGKKKARGILPINLVERKIMSEE
- the mutL gene encoding DNA mismatch repair endonuclease MutL — encoded protein: MSETKDKSLQTAKRRPIRVLNAEVARKIAAGEVIDRPNAIVRELMDNAVDSGANSITVELSGGGIDKIRVIDNGSGITREDLLHCARPHATSKIQTETDLLHLSTLGFRGEALASIAAVSRLSIMSGKSRLRASVTEDHIIEDIQPVSGTIVQSEALFENFPARRVFLKRPASETTMCKNTFIEKSLPKPEIAFRLTIDGQTKLDLPSGQSLTERFIQANSIRENEKLFYEIQGSGSDFIFKLIIGEPAVSRPDKKFIFIYVNGRKISEFSLVQAIEYGCQGYFPNGTHPAASLFVQIAPESVDFNIHPAKKEARFHDISELHHAVSSCVKNFFRQYTLKAVTLSSEPIQKELSEEFSEKFEAAKDIRSRFFSPSYRSSRATKEHPFEKTPDFYSVDKIPVQPDDLKTYAALSDTKNTDFGESKYKISSQSPKQLALAAIAAADGGTAGDGSPNSSSSDGLRYLGTALGVFLLAEKNDILYIIDQHAAHERILYDKIIASQGRSQALLVPYVVKTQSVQEDAYMERIREKLNAAGFSSKNCGDGRWEISSVPERWRGTEEELARMLLEKRIDASELISKLAAMTACKAAVKDGYVLDDSSAKALAISALELKDPHCPHGRPVYTAITRAELFKLVKRT
- the xseB gene encoding exodeoxyribonuclease VII small subunit codes for the protein MDNFEEKLRKLEKLTADIKQTDISLEDALKNFEEGIKLARGMEKELEKIEGKIQILMNEPSPQVKPELDLFSDTDNTAGTSGAPETGTRR
- the xseA gene encoding exodeoxyribonuclease VII large subunit, with amino-acid sequence MNFPPFDSDIIFTVTTLTSIIKAAIENISPDTIKLEGEISNYRPSSSGHVYFTLKDSSSQISAVMFRSAAMKLSFIPKDGMKVCCKGKLTVYAARGNYQIVISSMEPSGTGDILQMLEERKKKLAAEGLFDTSKKRPLPLFPQRIGIVTSPTGAALRDILQIAKRRNDSISIVILPALVQGEGASKSIVKQILAANEYKMCDTLIVGRGGGSLEDLLPFSDEEVVRAVAASEIPIVSAVGHEIDWALCDYAASMRAPTPSAAAELVIPQKSDILNDIRSFKEELKTAVQTKIEHIRLILRSYSLDGMELQLRNIEQPLLARFDAAKAALISNMEQKIKDVKIFIENCVNTMEGASPQTIFARGYAMVRNKQTQKIIRSGNDTVLGQEIEIVPAQGYITAEVTAIENGRTSVILE
- a CDS encoding spiro-SPASM protein, translating into MKNIVVLFAPSVSLHMFDKKFDGLSAYEKTLFWTKNIPDLAGVFIFADGKTSAACAELNEKNEMSQVSVVEKPSWTVSSLLHSMHEACLSSNARNIVYAWADCPFLNTALTLEVIKTHSEYIAEYTFADGYPYGFAPELINCDTAAIIEKLSLRKDVPGAAGDNPVSRDCIFSAMKADINAFEIETVISPVDWRMYRLGFHCASKEGLLACLKLAEISCGKGGNEGNTADGDSRVPDAVSAEELSGMACKCAGILRTVPGFYNIQIETESRSRCVYSPYDDVLEKTKKKFDKMPLEKFKTLVNRIADFSENAVLSLSLWGEPLYHEHIKDIVSEVLKYPGLSVFIETTGDGLSEALASQIAEICDRCAPRTNGYAPVMWVVLLDSVTKEKYKEIHFVDGFELALNSINLLSKYFPKSVYPQFVRMDMNEEQLETFYRFWSAEDSPSHGNFIIQKYNSYIGLLPERKPCDLSPVERYPDWHLRRDMVILSDGSVPLYKECMFDDIIGNVFEEPLEVIWHKSDRLMEDQINKKYDKISGTYDEYYTFNF